From Pseudomonadota bacterium, a single genomic window includes:
- a CDS encoding ferritin yields MINQKIEDALNRQINLEQASAQLYLALSAHCEAKSFRGFAHWLRQQAQEETAHAMKLVTFLLDRGGRLDLRVIEAPPKEFGTVTQVFEQVLEHERKITGSINALFECSRQEKDFASEITLQWYVTEQVEEEATASQIVDQLHAIGEKGGGIWYLDSKLGKRGTK; encoded by the coding sequence ATGATCAATCAGAAAATCGAAGACGCCCTGAACCGACAGATCAACCTCGAGCAGGCCTCGGCCCAGCTCTACCTGGCGCTGAGCGCGCACTGCGAGGCGAAGAGCTTTCGCGGTTTCGCCCACTGGCTCCGTCAGCAGGCGCAGGAGGAGACGGCTCACGCGATGAAGCTCGTGACCTTCCTGCTCGACCGCGGAGGCCGCCTCGATCTGCGGGTTATCGAAGCGCCGCCGAAGGAGTTCGGGACGGTCACGCAGGTCTTCGAGCAGGTGCTCGAGCACGAGCGGAAGATCACCGGCAGCATCAACGCGCTCTTTGAGTGCTCGCGCCAGGAGAAGGACTTCGCCAGCGAGATCACGCTCCAGTGGTACGTGACCGAGCAGGTAGAGGAGGAGGCCACGGCGAGCCAGATTGTCGATCAGCTGCACGCGATCGGCGAAAAGGGTGGCGGGATCTGGTATCTCGACTCGAAGCTCGGCAAGCGCGGCACGAAATAG
- a CDS encoding cytochrome C oxidase subunit IV family protein has translation MSEQVVLDGGAAPGAHPITPVRVYLGIYAALIALTGVTVGISYADLGSGALYLALFVALIKAGLVVGYFMHLKYDPRLHQLVFFASGVFLIFMFGFTFIDLISRPAILAEQGSLVLAQERQNAEEEAELRRRLAAAQAAASPAPSAAPSLAPEAATASADATPGDAAEARPVAGAKALGARSTGSARADAGVSPQ, from the coding sequence ATGAGCGAGCAGGTCGTCCTCGACGGCGGCGCCGCGCCCGGCGCCCACCCAATCACGCCCGTGCGCGTCTATCTGGGGATCTACGCCGCGTTGATCGCCCTGACCGGCGTCACCGTAGGGATCTCCTACGCGGACCTCGGCTCCGGCGCGCTCTACTTGGCGCTCTTCGTCGCGCTGATCAAGGCCGGCCTCGTGGTCGGCTACTTTATGCACCTCAAGTACGACCCGCGGCTGCACCAGCTGGTCTTCTTCGCGTCGGGCGTCTTTCTGATCTTCATGTTCGGCTTCACCTTCATCGATCTGATCAGCCGGCCGGCGATCCTCGCCGAGCAGGGTAGCCTCGTGCTGGCGCAGGAACGGCAGAATGCCGAGGAAGAGGCCGAGCTGCGGCGCCGGCTGGCCGCGGCGCAGGCCGCTGCCTCGCCCGCCCCGAGTGCTGCGCCGAGTCTTGCGCCGGAAGCGGCAACCGCGAGCGCGGATGCGACGCCAGGAGATGCTGCGGAGGCCAGGCCCGTCGCGGGCGCCAAGGCCCTCGGCGCGCGATCCACGGGGTCAGCGCGCGCCGACGCTGGGGTGAGCCCCCAATGA
- a CDS encoding cytochrome c oxidase subunit 3: MVLAVHAAQRGALRSLRRNLLVTIALACTFLGVKYVEYAHKFHDGLLPGSYLTAQGMLDDAQRARLQHAFRLRSAPEQVHFQFDPSYSVSRDALLRALSAHHMPVRAITRAETTLTVSGAQLAHSAAFNGAAEDPEVWGARAGANTFALTFAGKPHIFFGLYFAMTALHGLHVLIGILLLAWVWRRAGRLDFSRAYFTPVENVGLYWHLVDLIWIFLFPLLYLVR, encoded by the coding sequence ATGGTCCTGGCGGTGCACGCGGCGCAACGCGGCGCCTTGCGTTCGCTGCGCCGCAACCTTCTCGTCACGATCGCCCTCGCCTGCACCTTCCTCGGCGTCAAGTACGTCGAGTACGCTCATAAGTTCCACGATGGGCTGCTTCCCGGCAGCTACCTGACGGCGCAGGGGATGCTCGACGACGCGCAGCGCGCGCGACTGCAGCACGCCTTTCGCCTGCGCTCGGCGCCGGAGCAGGTCCACTTCCAATTCGACCCCAGCTACTCCGTCAGTCGTGATGCCTTGCTGCGGGCCCTCTCCGCTCATCACATGCCCGTGCGCGCGATCACGCGCGCCGAGACGACGCTGACAGTCAGCGGCGCGCAGCTCGCCCACAGCGCCGCCTTCAACGGCGCCGCCGAGGACCCAGAGGTCTGGGGCGCCCGGGCGGGGGCGAACACCTTCGCCCTCACCTTCGCCGGTAAGCCGCACATCTTCTTCGGGCTCTACTTCGCGATGACGGCGCTGCATGGGTTGCACGTCTTGATCGGCATTCTGCTCCTGGCCTGGGTCTGGCGGCGCGCGGGAAGGCTTGACTTCTCGCGCGCGTACTTCACGCCGGTAGAGAACGTCGGGCTCTACTGGCACCTCGTCGACCTGATCTGGATTTTCCTCTTCCCGCTCCTCTATCTGGTGCGATGA